One stretch of Corvus hawaiiensis isolate bCorHaw1 chromosome 1, bCorHaw1.pri.cur, whole genome shotgun sequence DNA includes these proteins:
- the LOC125334474 gene encoding basic proline-rich protein-like, with product MSPRPPPRQVPPPQPGCSSSGVRLLALRRSAPAAAPPPRPAPVPPRSPACVVPAPARPRPAGSAGTGSGSRHRPGHPGAAGQPRPARCRAGSACAPAARGEQGPAASAARPWGPPGDGGRPPAVPRTEWVRLDGTSLGHLVQPPCPNRVIVEHMAQDCISTVLEYLQ from the coding sequence ATGTCACCGAGGCCCCCGCCGCGGCAGGTgccgccgccgcagcccggATGTAGCAGCTCCGGCGTTCGCCTGCTCGCCCTCCGCCGATCTGCGCcggccgccgcgccgccgccccgccccgctcccgtcCCGCCGCGCTCCCCGGCCTGCGTGGTCCCCGCACCAGCGCGGCCCCGTCCCGCCGGCAGCgcgggcaccgggagcggcaGCAGGCACCGGCCCGGGCACCCCGGGGCAGCCGggcagccccgccccgcccgctgCCGCGCGGGCAGCGCCTGCGCCCCGGCTGCCCGCGGCGAGCAGGGCCCGGCAGCCTCGGCCGCCCGGCCGTGGGGGCCGCCCGGCGATGGGGGCCGCCCGCCTGCCGTCCCTcgcacagaatgggtcaggttggacggGACCTCactgggtcatctggtccaacctccctgcccaAACAGGGTCATcgtagagcacatggcacaagATTGCATCTCGAcggttctggaatatctccagtga
- the NDUFA4 gene encoding cytochrome c oxidase subunit NDUFA4, with the protein MVLRVIFTHAKKHPALIPLFVIIGSGGIGAGLYLMRLAMFNPDVCWDKKNNPEPWNKLSPSDQYKFYSVNVDYSRLKKDRPDF; encoded by the exons ATGGTGCTACGCGTTATCTTCACCCACGCGAAGAAGCACCCGGCT TTGATCCCTCTGTTTGTGATCATTGGATCTGGAGGTATTGGTGCAGGCCTGTATCTCATGCGTTTGGCGATGTTCAACCCTGATGTCTG CTGGGACAAGAAAAATAACCCAGAACCTTGGAACAAATTGTCTCCCAGTGACCAGTACAAG TTCTACTCGGTTAATGTGGACTACAGTAGACTGAAAAAGGACCGTCCTGACTTCTGA